A window from Kovacikia minuta CCNUW1 encodes these proteins:
- a CDS encoding ATP-binding protein — translation MVEGTAAQTGDNFFRACVRYLAEVLQVQYAIVSEFANAEKTRVRSLAYWTGSDWSEPVEYPIRATPCETVLAGQMRYYPNDVQTRFADDHDLIEMGVVSYLGMPLMNSADQILGHLAVLDTKPMSTDRDHELILKIFAARAGAELERKHAEAAQRQSEKKFRGIIENVNDVIYILNPDGTFAYLSPSLIHALHYEPTETIGTHFAPMIHPDHLQRCMDAVQRLVETGETIWGLEYLIKTRQNDWRWYISNISAVYDDAGRVQYCVGVARDVTERKLMEEELRRAKEAADAASKAKSEFLANMSHELRSPLNAILGFSQLLYRGQTLNVEQQENVDTIIRSGEHLLTLINNVLDLSKIEAGQTTLNEHNVDLHQLLLDVETMFTLRAKEKNLQLVCDRHPQVPQYIRTDPVKLRQVLINLLSNAVKFTEQGRITLRVMPVEDANSRISKAEPSPITKSQISILFEVEDTGIGIEPEGVNDLFTAFSQTQSGKAQEGTGLGLAISRQFVELMGGTISVSSVLHQGTTFRFNIYAEIVASVDEHHPVRQVVGLEPGQSDYRILVVDDKPANRQLLIKLLSPFGFELREASNGQAAIAIFQEWEPHLIWMDMRMPIMDGYEATKQIKATTKGQATAVIALTASALEEQKAIVLSAGCDGFIRKPFQQAEIFAAMQEHIGVRYIYADSEASRLQPENNSQPTLSSESLSEQLRSLPTHLINELHTSLHNVDLESLSDLIKEINNTNSELASTLKKQIDNFEYEQILAAIQMLH, via the coding sequence ATTGTCGAGGGAACGGCAGCCCAAACTGGAGATAACTTCTTCCGAGCCTGTGTGCGTTACTTAGCGGAGGTATTACAGGTTCAGTATGCGATCGTGTCTGAGTTTGCCAATGCGGAAAAAACGCGCGTGCGTTCCCTGGCGTATTGGACGGGGAGCGACTGGAGTGAACCCGTTGAATATCCCATTCGAGCCACCCCCTGTGAAACGGTGCTGGCGGGTCAAATGCGTTACTACCCGAATGATGTCCAAACTCGGTTTGCGGATGACCACGACCTGATTGAGATGGGTGTGGTGAGTTATCTGGGCATGCCGTTGATGAACTCCGCTGATCAAATCCTGGGGCATCTGGCGGTTCTGGATACCAAACCGATGAGCACCGATCGCGATCACGAACTCATCCTCAAAATCTTTGCTGCCCGAGCGGGAGCCGAGTTGGAGCGAAAACACGCAGAAGCAGCGCAACGCCAGAGTGAGAAAAAATTCCGCGGCATTATTGAAAATGTCAATGATGTGATTTATATCCTCAATCCTGATGGTACATTTGCTTACCTTTCCCCCAGTTTGATCCATGCCCTCCACTATGAACCAACCGAAACTATCGGCACCCATTTCGCCCCCATGATTCATCCTGATCATCTTCAGCGTTGTATGGATGCGGTTCAGCGATTGGTAGAAACGGGTGAAACCATTTGGGGATTGGAGTATTTAATCAAAACAAGACAAAATGATTGGCGCTGGTATATCTCCAACATTTCCGCTGTGTATGACGATGCTGGCAGGGTGCAGTACTGTGTGGGCGTTGCTCGTGATGTAACTGAGCGCAAGTTGATGGAAGAGGAACTCCGGCGGGCGAAAGAAGCAGCAGATGCAGCCAGTAAAGCCAAGAGTGAGTTCTTAGCGAATATGAGCCACGAGTTACGATCGCCCCTGAACGCAATTCTTGGGTTTTCTCAACTTCTCTACCGTGGTCAAACGTTGAACGTTGAACAACAGGAAAATGTTGACACCATTATTCGCAGTGGGGAGCATTTGTTGACCTTAATTAACAACGTTCTAGATTTATCTAAAATCGAAGCTGGACAGACAACTTTAAACGAACATAACGTCGATCTGCATCAACTGCTGCTTGATGTAGAAACCATGTTTACGTTGAGGGCAAAGGAAAAGAACCTACAGCTTGTGTGCGATCGTCATCCTCAAGTACCCCAATACATTCGCACCGATCCAGTCAAACTGCGTCAAGTGCTGATTAATCTTTTGAGTAATGCCGTCAAGTTCACAGAGCAGGGCAGAATTACGCTACGGGTCATGCCTGTGGAAGATGCAAACAGCAGAATCTCAAAAGCGGAACCATCCCCTATAACAAAATCCCAAATCTCCATTCTGTTTGAGGTTGAAGATACAGGTATCGGCATCGAACCTGAGGGAGTCAATGATTTATTTACCGCCTTTTCCCAAACCCAATCGGGTAAAGCCCAAGAGGGGACAGGTTTAGGGTTAGCCATTAGTCGGCAGTTTGTTGAGCTAATGGGCGGTACGATTTCAGTGAGTAGTGTATTGCACCAGGGGACAACCTTTCGCTTCAACATTTACGCTGAGATCGTCGCATCCGTTGATGAACACCATCCGGTTCGCCAGGTGGTTGGGTTAGAACCCGGTCAATCCGACTACCGCATTCTCGTGGTTGATGATAAACCCGCAAATCGCCAGTTGCTCATCAAGCTATTGTCGCCTTTCGGGTTTGAACTTCGAGAAGCCAGCAATGGTCAAGCCGCGATCGCGATTTTCCAGGAATGGGAACCGCACCTGATCTGGATGGATATGCGAATGCCGATTATGGATGGCTATGAAGCCACAAAGCAGATTAAAGCCACAACGAAAGGACAGGCTACGGCGGTCATTGCCCTGACGGCGAGCGCGTTGGAGGAGCAAAAAGCGATCGTTCTGTCGGCGGGATGCGATGGCTTTATCCGTAAACCATTCCAGCAAGCCGAGATTTTTGCCGCTATGCAAGAACATATTGGCGTGCGTTACATCTATGCAGATTCAGAAGCAAGTCGTCTCCAACCTGAGAACAACAGTCAACCAACGCTCTCCAGCGAATCCTTATCAGAACAACTTAGATCGCTACCGACCCATCTCATTAATGAGTTACACACGTCTCTTCACAACGTCGATTTAGAATCTCTCTCAGACTTAATCAAAGAAATAAACAACACGAATTCTGAACTTGCTTCTACCTTGAAAAAACAAATTGACAACTTTGAATATGAGCAAATTTTAGCTGCCATTCAAATGCTCCATTAA
- a CDS encoding YciI family protein — protein MKVMVFVKATQDSETGVMPSEQLLTEMGQYNEELAKAGILLAAEGLHPSSKGVRVKFSGTDRTVTQGPFTPEQDLVAGYWLWQVDSIEEAIAWVKRCPNPMPGESEIEIRPVFEAEDFGEALTPKLREQEDRIRAQVETRQQD, from the coding sequence ATGAAAGTCATGGTCTTTGTTAAAGCAACCCAGGACTCCGAAACGGGGGTCATGCCAAGCGAACAGCTTTTGACTGAAATGGGACAGTACAACGAAGAATTAGCGAAGGCGGGTATCTTGCTCGCGGCTGAGGGGCTTCATCCTAGCTCAAAAGGGGTGCGGGTAAAATTCTCAGGAACGGATCGCACCGTCACCCAGGGACCCTTCACCCCAGAACAGGATCTCGTTGCCGGGTACTGGCTGTGGCAGGTGGACTCAATTGAAGAGGCGATCGCCTGGGTGAAGCGTTGCCCCAACCCAATGCCCGGAGAATCCGAGATTGAGATCCGTCCCGTATTTGAGGCAGAGGATTTTGGGGAAGCCCTGACACCCAAATTAAGGGAGCAGGAAGACCGCATTCGCGCCCAGGTAGAAACGCGACAGCAAGATTGA
- a CDS encoding HAMP domain-containing protein gives MQQNQALKFDHKGQVYFLRVTSLLKDIGLDWQIVVVVPEADFMARVNANMRTTLWLCLAASSLAIAVGVFTARRVTRPIIQMSAATHKIVSGELEQPIAGSAIQEVENLADTFNWMSQQIKASRQQLRDYARSLEANVSERTQALELEIQQHKQTETALQHS, from the coding sequence ATGCAGCAGAATCAAGCATTGAAGTTTGATCACAAGGGACAGGTGTACTTTCTCCGTGTGACTTCCCTGCTCAAGGATATTGGGCTAGATTGGCAGATCGTGGTCGTGGTCCCCGAAGCCGATTTTATGGCACGCGTGAATGCCAACATGAGAACAACCCTCTGGCTATGCTTAGCGGCATCGAGTCTCGCCATTGCAGTGGGGGTGTTTACGGCCCGTCGAGTCACCCGCCCCATTATTCAGATGAGTGCTGCCACCCATAAAATTGTCAGTGGAGAACTAGAGCAACCGATCGCAGGCTCTGCTATTCAAGAAGTCGAAAATTTAGCCGATACCTTTAATTGGATGAGCCAGCAAATCAAAGCCTCTCGTCAGCAACTCCGAGACTATGCCCGATCTCTGGAAGCAAACGTGTCAGAACGCACACAAGCGTTAGAGCTTGAAATTCAACAACACAAGCAAACCGAAACCGCATTACAACACAGTTAA
- a CDS encoding MFS transporter: MAALTNTFVWFAVTFWVFLQTQSVLATSVMAGVYVGTVALSGFFLGSLVDRYRKKTAMLLSSIFSLILYLLAQIIFSSTSASVFTDVSSLPLWIFIVLTLVGAIAGNIRTIALPTLVTLLIPEAERDKANGLVGTANGVSFLIASIFSGLAIGFLGVYWVMVFAIALTVAAILHLVTLSIPEQKITHPEHHSQNIDIRGTIQAISLVPGLFGLIFFNCFNNFLGGVFMSLMDAYGLSLVSVQVWGILWGILSLGFIVGGLVVAKRGLGNRPLQTLFLANIVMWVIATGFTIQASVVLLAVGMFIYLCLIPVVEAAEQTILQAVIPLERQGRVFGFAQSIEQAASPLTAFMIGPIAQFIFIPFMTTGAGVDLIGSWFGTGADRGIALLFAATGLIGLMVTLLAMRSRAYKKLSAKYQEHWLVN; encoded by the coding sequence GTGGCTGCGCTGACCAATACCTTTGTCTGGTTTGCAGTCACTTTCTGGGTTTTTCTGCAAACTCAATCGGTACTGGCAACCTCGGTGATGGCGGGGGTATACGTTGGGACGGTTGCCCTCTCTGGATTTTTTCTCGGATCACTGGTTGATCGCTACCGGAAGAAAACGGCGATGCTACTGTCCAGCATTTTTTCTCTTATTCTTTATCTGCTGGCTCAAATCATTTTTAGTTCTACTTCAGCTTCTGTTTTTACGGATGTATCCAGCCTTCCACTGTGGATTTTTATTGTGCTAACGCTGGTGGGGGCGATCGCTGGAAACATTCGCACCATCGCCCTCCCAACCCTCGTCACCCTGCTAATTCCGGAAGCAGAGCGAGACAAAGCCAATGGGCTGGTGGGCACCGCGAACGGAGTGTCCTTTCTCATCGCTTCCATCTTTAGCGGATTGGCGATCGGGTTTCTGGGTGTCTATTGGGTGATGGTGTTTGCGATCGCTCTGACGGTTGCTGCCATTCTGCATCTCGTCACCCTCTCCATTCCTGAACAAAAGATTACTCACCCGGAACATCACAGCCAAAATATCGATATTCGCGGGACAATCCAGGCGATTTCGCTCGTTCCCGGATTATTTGGACTAATTTTCTTTAACTGCTTCAACAACTTTCTGGGCGGTGTCTTCATGTCTCTGATGGATGCCTATGGTCTATCCCTGGTGTCAGTGCAGGTTTGGGGAATTTTGTGGGGAATTTTAAGCCTGGGATTTATTGTGGGAGGACTGGTTGTTGCCAAACGAGGTTTAGGGAATCGCCCATTGCAAACCCTATTTCTGGCAAATATTGTCATGTGGGTGATTGCCACTGGCTTTACGATTCAAGCCTCTGTCGTGTTGTTAGCCGTTGGAATGTTCATTTATCTTTGTTTAATTCCGGTAGTTGAAGCCGCAGAACAAACCATCCTCCAAGCCGTCATTCCACTGGAACGTCAAGGGCGTGTGTTCGGCTTTGCTCAGAGCATTGAACAGGCAGCATCACCCCTCACAGCGTTCATGATCGGTCCGATCGCCCAGTTCATTTTCATCCCATTTATGACCACAGGCGCAGGGGTTGATCTGATCGGCAGTTGGTTTGGTACGGGAGCCGATCGCGGCATTGCCCTTTTGTTTGCAGCAACCGGATTAATTGGGTTAATGGTAACGTTACTGGCAATGCGATCCCGCGCCTACAAAAAATTATCTGCAAAGTATCAAGAACACTGGTTAGTCAATTGA
- a CDS encoding cache domain-containing protein codes for MGMQQSQPSSHSNARRSGYQFPLQSILIASFVIPVVGAIALTGYLSYKNGQQAIEDLAQQLMGEVSQRVQNQLSTYLSNAQVINRLNANELQTGQLNSQDPNALIRHFWEQRFLFDNVCGAAMYFGNPQGEFTGFSWHRPSSTWRIGRSGQRTQGHYFSYATDAQGRASKLLKKDIPFDPRVRPWYRAATQARTTTWSQVYPDPSQQDLKIALSQPVYDATGKLQGVLGVDCLFSKIDDLLRQTKVGQSGVIFITERSNALIATSTDRPPFNPKKLRLNISELNHPLIPALCHSAARRS; via the coding sequence ATGGGTATGCAGCAGAGCCAACCATCGAGTCATTCAAATGCAAGGCGAAGCGGATATCAATTCCCATTGCAATCGATTCTGATTGCGTCTTTTGTCATCCCTGTTGTCGGTGCGATCGCCTTAACTGGTTATCTCTCCTACAAGAATGGACAACAGGCGATCGAAGATTTAGCCCAGCAGTTAATGGGTGAAGTCAGCCAGCGTGTGCAGAATCAGCTCTCGACCTACTTGAGCAACGCTCAGGTGATCAATCGGCTCAATGCCAATGAACTTCAAACGGGGCAACTCAATTCTCAAGATCCAAATGCCCTGATCCGCCATTTCTGGGAACAACGCTTTTTATTCGACAATGTGTGTGGTGCCGCCATGTATTTTGGCAACCCTCAGGGAGAATTTACGGGGTTCAGTTGGCATCGTCCCAGCAGTACCTGGCGAATTGGGCGATCGGGACAGCGTACTCAAGGGCACTATTTCAGCTATGCCACGGATGCTCAAGGGCGAGCCAGCAAATTGCTAAAAAAGGATATTCCATTTGATCCGAGAGTTCGTCCCTGGTATCGAGCGGCAACTCAGGCTAGGACGACAACCTGGAGTCAGGTTTACCCCGATCCCAGCCAACAAGACCTCAAAATTGCCCTCAGTCAACCTGTATATGATGCAACTGGCAAATTGCAAGGCGTTTTAGGCGTTGATTGTCTGTTTTCCAAGATTGACGACTTACTCCGACAAACGAAAGTGGGGCAGTCTGGTGTGATTTTCATCACGGAGCGATCGAATGCATTAATTGCCACATCGACCGATCGCCCTCCCTTTAATCCCAAAAAACTGCGTTTGAATATTTCGGAACTGAATCATCCTCTGATTCCAGCGCTCTGCCACTCTGCTGCAAGACGCTCATAG
- a CDS encoding hybrid sensor histidine kinase/response regulator, with protein MTTSETHQSSFSILVVDDTPDNLRLLVGLLTEQGYKIRPVTSGKMALSAAQGMPPDLILLDINMPEMDGYQVCEQLKADERTRDIPVIFLSALNDVFDKVKAFAIGGVDYITKPFQIEEVLARINTHLAMKTLQNDLQQKNHDLEQTLHELQTTQTQLIQSEKMAVLGQLVANVAHEINTPLGAIRSSAGNIATFLHHSLEALPQFLQSLSPERKQDFFTLLNRSTQINSHFLTLSNKEKRHHKRNLIQQLEVFGITDADTIADTLIDIGIYDDIGSLLPLLQAEDNRVILNTAYELVSIQRSTQTIITASDRATKVVLALKSYAHQDSTGIKIKTNLIDSIETALTLYHNQIKHHVEVIRQYAELPPVPCFPDDLNQVWANLIQNALQAMNYKGVLTISTAHLGDQAQISIADTGSGIPQDIQSKIFEPFFTTKPMGEGSGLGLSIVQKVIEKHGGSITIESTPGKTQFTVSLPLL; from the coding sequence ATGACTACCAGCGAGACACATCAATCCAGCTTCAGCATCTTGGTTGTCGATGATACTCCAGATAATTTGCGCTTGCTAGTGGGATTACTCACCGAGCAGGGCTACAAAATTCGTCCCGTGACGAGTGGCAAAATGGCACTGTCAGCAGCGCAAGGAATGCCCCCCGACTTGATTCTACTCGACATTAATATGCCCGAAATGGATGGCTACCAGGTTTGTGAGCAGCTTAAAGCGGATGAGCGAACGCGGGATATTCCAGTGATCTTTTTAAGCGCTTTAAATGATGTGTTTGATAAAGTCAAAGCGTTTGCGATCGGAGGTGTTGATTACATCACAAAACCCTTCCAAATTGAGGAGGTTTTAGCGCGAATTAATACTCACCTGGCAATGAAAACGCTGCAAAACGATCTACAGCAAAAAAATCATGATTTAGAACAAACGCTCCATGAACTGCAAACGACGCAAACGCAACTGATTCAATCTGAGAAAATGGCGGTTTTAGGCCAACTCGTTGCCAACGTTGCCCACGAAATCAACACACCGTTAGGAGCCATTCGATCGTCCGCTGGTAATATTGCCACGTTCCTCCATCACAGCTTAGAAGCATTGCCCCAGTTTCTACAATCGCTCTCCCCGGAGCGGAAACAGGATTTCTTCACCCTACTCAATCGCTCAACCCAGATTAATAGCCACTTTTTGACGCTTTCCAACAAGGAAAAACGTCATCATAAGCGCAATTTAATTCAACAACTTGAAGTATTTGGAATTACTGATGCTGACACGATCGCGGATACGTTGATTGATATTGGAATTTATGACGACATTGGCTCACTTCTGCCTCTATTACAGGCTGAAGATAACCGTGTCATTCTCAATACGGCCTATGAGCTAGTTAGTATTCAGAGGAGTACGCAGACCATTATTACAGCCAGCGATCGGGCAACGAAAGTGGTGTTGGCATTAAAGAGTTATGCCCACCAAGACTCCACAGGTATAAAGATAAAAACCAACTTGATTGATAGCATCGAAACTGCGCTAACGCTCTACCATAATCAAATCAAACATCATGTTGAAGTCATTCGGCAATATGCCGAATTACCGCCAGTGCCTTGCTTTCCTGATGATCTCAACCAGGTCTGGGCAAACTTGATTCAGAACGCCTTGCAAGCCATGAATTACAAAGGAGTTCTCACAATTTCTACAGCTCATTTGGGTGACCAGGCTCAAATTAGCATCGCTGACACAGGAAGTGGTATTCCCCAAGATATTCAATCAAAAATCTTCGAACCCTTCTTCACCACAAAACCAATGGGAGAAGGCAGCGGTTTGGGCCTGAGCATTGTTCAAAAAGTGATTGAAAAGCATGGGGGTAGTATCACGATAGAGAGCACCCCCGGTAAAACACAATTTACTGTATCCTTGCCGCTGTTGTGA
- a CDS encoding PEP/pyruvate-binding domain-containing protein, with protein sequence MKVDDRHQIREVSSEIRKMIEGIAIPEDIAEAIVRFLSNLGERDADAVRSIATAEDLPTAFFAGHKTLAIYALKEGGTTAQKIEPEQQNQRVLTDDQIVSLERLPPGSMKK encoded by the coding sequence CTGAAGGTAGATGATCGGCATCAAATCCGTGAAGTGAGTAGTGAGATTCGCAAGATGATTGAAGGGATAGCGATTCCTGAAGATATTGCTGAAGCGATCGTCCGCTTTCTCTCCAACTTGGGTGAACGAGATGCCGATGCTGTGAGATCGATCGCAACCGCCGAAGATTTACCGACCGCCTTCTTTGCAGGACACAAAACACTGGCGATTTATGCCCTAAAAGAGGGCGGCACAACAGCACAGAAGATTGAACCTGAGCAGCAGAATCAACGAGTGTTGACGGATGATCAGATTGTGTCGCTTGAGCGGCTGCCTCCTGGATCAATGAAAAAATGA
- a CDS encoding response regulator, with the protein MSKPVIVCVDDEPTVLESLKIELKRVLGDFCLVETADGGEEALELIAELQEEEYEVALVLVDYIMPDIKGDELLREIHARSPHTLNIMISGQADLEAVSNAIREAKLFRYIAKPWQPEDLKSSVIEAIQSFLQDRKLEAQTTQLQQLYQQVQAFNVELEHKVEERTAQLQRLLEFDSLA; encoded by the coding sequence ATGAGTAAACCTGTCATTGTTTGTGTGGATGACGAACCAACTGTTTTAGAAAGTTTAAAGATAGAACTCAAGCGAGTGCTAGGAGATTTCTGTTTGGTTGAGACGGCTGATGGTGGTGAGGAAGCACTCGAGTTGATTGCTGAGTTGCAGGAAGAAGAGTATGAGGTTGCCCTGGTGCTGGTTGATTACATCATGCCAGACATTAAAGGCGATGAGTTACTCCGCGAGATTCATGCTCGATCGCCCCATACCCTCAATATTATGATCAGTGGGCAAGCTGACCTGGAAGCTGTGAGTAATGCCATTCGAGAAGCCAAGCTGTTTCGCTACATTGCGAAGCCCTGGCAACCTGAAGACCTCAAATCTAGCGTAATTGAGGCGATTCAAAGCTTTTTGCAAGACCGTAAACTAGAAGCTCAAACGACTCAATTGCAACAACTTTACCAGCAAGTACAGGCGTTTAACGTTGAGTTGGAACATAAGGTAGAAGAGCGCACTGCCCAACTCCAACGGTTGCTAGAGTTTGACAGCCTTGCTTAA
- a CDS encoding VOC family protein, with the protein MEFHRGRLIDHVHLRVADVAASKQFYQAVLQALGRDIDGEGDGYFFADELFVDQADTTPSKVHLAFQANDEATVQQFYQAGLAAGGRDNGAPGERHYHPGYYAAFLLDPDGNNIEAVYHGAAERSAPSVVITASETR; encoded by the coding sequence ATGGAATTCCATCGCGGTCGCCTGATTGATCATGTCCATCTTCGGGTTGCTGATGTTGCTGCCAGCAAACAGTTCTATCAGGCGGTGTTGCAAGCGCTAGGGCGAGATATTGATGGTGAAGGGGATGGCTACTTTTTTGCGGATGAGTTGTTTGTTGATCAGGCAGACACTACACCATCAAAAGTTCATCTTGCCTTCCAGGCTAATGATGAAGCCACCGTGCAGCAGTTCTATCAGGCAGGACTGGCAGCAGGCGGACGGGACAATGGTGCGCCCGGTGAACGGCACTACCATCCGGGATATTATGCTGCTTTTTTGCTTGACCCTGATGGCAATAATATCGAAGCGGTTTACCACGGGGCGGCAGAGCGATCGGCTCCTTCGGTCGTGATTACAGCCTCTGAAACGCGTTGA
- a CDS encoding transposase — protein sequence MTASPSNWGKKGEEHGVDGNKQIKGRKRHIVVDVLGLVLGCYVTAANTADVKAAPAVLVWVLEMYERIAKVLADKGYRGALATLIEQAFENRQVKLEISQRPDETKGFQLEPKRWIVERTWTWLENARSLTRDYERLPENHEGMIYVVMIRLMLRRLTKNRRTWQSKAV from the coding sequence TTGACAGCCAGTCCGTCAAACTGGGGCAAAAAGGGGGAGGAACACGGAGTTGATGGCAACAAGCAGATAAAAGGACGGAAGCGTCATATTGTAGTCGATGTGCTGGGATTAGTTTTAGGGTGTTATGTCACAGCTGCCAATACGGCTGATGTAAAAGCCGCTCCAGCGGTTCTGGTCTGGGTCTTAGAAATGTATGAACGGATTGCTAAAGTCTTGGCAGACAAAGGCTATCGAGGCGCATTGGCAACCTTGATTGAGCAAGCGTTTGAAAATCGTCAAGTGAAGCTAGAAATTAGTCAACGTCCAGACGAGACAAAAGGATTTCAGCTTGAACCGAAACGATGGATTGTTGAGCGGACTTGGACTTGGCTTGAGAATGCTCGCAGTTTGACTCGTGACTATGAACGCTTGCCTGAAAATCATGAAGGGATGATCTATGTCGTCATGATTCGGTTAATGCTCCGACGATTAACCAAGAATCGTCGAACGTGGCAATCAAAAGCTGTTTAA
- a CDS encoding GAF domain-containing sensor histidine kinase, with translation MLKRITDKVRESLDESQMLQTVVQELVTELSLSCCAATLYDLNHRTATICYEAIRVNADSAQGTVIQWDDSLNLYTQVLQGNSIQCCILPLSSEPYYELKRRSTLLICPLRDEREVIGDIWLFKSVSDVFDEVAVRIVEHVADQCAIALRQSRLYQLSQAQVEELKRLSQVKDDFLSSISHELRSPMATMRMAIQMLEIMLKSVAGVNPEIDTANRYIQILKDECQRETNLINDLLDIARLEAGAAPLNVTTINLPLWLPVITDPFIERARNQQQQLMLEIASNIADLNTDPSYLERALSELLHNACKYTPIGETILLTVDRNGTKFEIKIKNSGVEIPASEYDRIFDKFYRISNSDLRKQGGTGLGLALVKKQVECLHGTIEVSSDSGWTMFTVHVPSLNL, from the coding sequence TTGCTTAAGCGCATTACAGACAAAGTGCGGGAAAGCCTTGATGAGAGCCAAATGCTTCAAACAGTTGTGCAAGAGTTGGTGACTGAATTGAGTTTAAGTTGTTGTGCCGCTACTTTGTATGACCTAAATCACCGTACCGCCACGATTTGCTATGAGGCAATTCGAGTAAACGCTGATTCTGCCCAGGGGACAGTTATTCAATGGGATGATTCACTGAACCTTTATACTCAAGTTCTTCAGGGCAACTCAATTCAGTGTTGTATTCTACCGCTGTCGTCTGAACCCTACTACGAGTTAAAGCGTCGATCGACGCTGCTCATTTGTCCACTGCGGGATGAAAGGGAAGTCATTGGTGACATTTGGCTATTTAAGTCCGTATCCGATGTATTTGATGAGGTAGCGGTGAGGATTGTGGAACATGTGGCTGACCAATGTGCGATCGCCCTGCGCCAATCTCGCCTTTATCAACTTTCGCAAGCTCAGGTAGAAGAGCTAAAACGATTGAGCCAGGTCAAAGATGATTTTCTCAGCAGCATTTCCCATGAACTGCGATCGCCGATGGCAACGATGCGTATGGCAATCCAGATGTTAGAGATCATGTTAAAGTCTGTTGCTGGAGTAAACCCAGAAATAGACACTGCGAATCGATACATTCAAATCTTGAAAGATGAGTGTCAGCGCGAAACGAACTTAATCAACGATTTGCTTGATATAGCGCGGTTAGAAGCCGGTGCTGCCCCCCTCAATGTGACCACGATCAACCTCCCACTCTGGTTACCCGTCATTACCGATCCATTTATTGAACGGGCACGCAATCAGCAGCAACAACTGATGTTGGAGATTGCGTCCAATATTGCAGACTTAAATACCGATCCATCTTATTTAGAACGGGCATTGAGCGAGCTTTTACACAATGCCTGTAAATACACGCCGATCGGGGAAACAATTCTATTGACTGTTGATAGGAACGGAACAAAATTCGAAATTAAGATTAAAAATTCTGGGGTCGAGATCCCTGCCAGTGAATACGATCGCATTTTTGATAAGTTTTACCGGATTAGTAATAGCGATTTACGAAAACAGGGAGGCACGGGACTGGGGCTTGCCCTGGTTAAGAAGCAGGTTGAGTGTCTTCACGGCACAATCGAAGTTAGCAGTGATTCGGGTTGGACGATGTTCACCGTTCACGTTCCAAGTCTTAACCTGTGA